The genome window ACATCATCAATTTTCACCGTACACCCACGTCGACCTTCCAAGTGGCAAAGCATCGTTGCTCTGAGGCCCAAAGGTGTATGTGTAGTTGCGTGGATCGCAAGGGCTGGCGCTCTCTCTCGTTTCTGCCGATGACCTATCCCCAAGCCACCCGCACTGTACGGTAAaggactcgtgactgcacaTCCcacaagcagcatcgtcgttcTCAAGCACGCCACAGTCATGAggtgagttgtgagtcaTGAGCAACTTTTTGTGTGCTGAATTATCGACGCGAATTCTTATCTTCAGctacagtcgtgagtcatgagtaCTGATACAAAAATGATATAAACAAGAGACAAATCCCATGACATCGgcaccaatcacgaatgagtCTGGTAGCTATATTCTAACCACAACGCTGCCACATCTTGACGTAATCTACAGCCATACCACGCCTTTTGGGATCATTCGGCCAAGTAGGTCCCCAGGTTTTGTCTTTGGCTTCGATAAAGGCACGCTGAGCATTAGGGTCCGAATTGGACCAGGGACCGTTGGTAAAGTAGCCACCCGTACCACCGACGGCAACATTCATGATCAGGTAGAAGTCTGCAGAAAGAGGGAAAGTgtgagctgcttgctccAATGTATTTGCTTGTCTACGTTGTACTTACACTGATCGAAGGGGGCAGCCTTGTTGTTCGCCGTCAGCCACGGATTCGGCGGCGGGATGATGGCGCCTTTGTCATCGCGCTGGATGGGCTGGCGATCAATGGCAAAATTGTGGAACTTCTTATTGAGGACTCTATAGTTGCGTGTGTTTTCCCATGTCCAGATGCCGTGCTCGTCCCACTCGAGCCCGAATGTGTGGAACTCTTCGTTGAAGTACTTTCGCCAGAGGAGGCGAATCCCCCTCCAGTGGCTCTGTAGATTgtgagcagcatcgatgccgaAATGTAGTGTACTGCGCACTGTGTCAGAAAAAGcgagattcgtgagtgtcgACATTCGCCGCGGCTTGGTATCACCGTCCCTTTCTACTCTGTGACTTACTTGCGTTGCTGTGCACATCATATCGTGACTTTGGCTGGTTTCCGTCGTTTTCGAAAATGTCGATTTCACCAGATCGCGGCCATTCACCGTAGACACTGTCACGAGGCATCATCCAAACTGCCGGCCAGAGCCAGTCACCAGTGGGCATGCGCGCTCGCACTTCGACACGACCATAGCGGATAGCAGCAGTTCCTTTTGTTGTCAAGCGCGCACTCTGGATCGGAGGGATTACAGTGCCCAGGGTTGCGTTGCTGCGTGCAATACAGTTGGTGTGTGTGCTGTTGATAGCCACCTGCATAGGGACCTTTTTGTCTATCTTGGTCCACTTGACCTCGTTGGTTGTACAGGTGCCGTCGGCGGTCAAGTTGACAGTATAGCCGTCGTACACGTTGGCTTCTCCGATAGCGTCGGCAGTGAGCGTGGGCACAATGTAAAGCATGCCGTCCTCGGTATACGCGTTTTTTGGCGAGTCTGTGGTCCATTGGAACTCGCCGTTGCCATTTCCGCCCACCGACACTTCTGGAACCCAGAGCGACGTGTTGAGCGGGCCATCGAAGTGATCCTCCAGTACAAGACAGTATTTGCCTTGTTCTTTGAAGTAGCTGAACAGCTCCAACCCGACTCGCAAAGTGCCCAGCAACAGGCCAGCGATGATCCCGATCATCAGCACCAGACAGCCATGCTTGCGCGACCGTCGTCCTGCGTGGCTTTGTGTCCAGTAGAGATTGCCATTGTCCTCTTTTTTGCCTTTCTTGATGCTCTCCTCGACGATTTGCGCTGGAGGGATGCGTGTACTGCGAAATTCGGATGCACCGGTTGGTCGTCGCAACATGATGACAAAGTACAAGGCGGTGTGTGTTGGTGAGGGGCGAGGGAGCGGAGGGGGGTTTTGTCGGTGCGAAAGACACTTTTTGTCATTCTTCTTGTACAGAGGTCCCCCATCATACTGGGAGCATGGCTCCTGCTACACTTGCAAGAGCTACGATTCGAACACATGTAGCATAGACTCACAGCAGCCTGTCACGCACTTGGCTGTTTACTCTACCCAGCCTCAGCCTTTTTCGCGACAAAATAAATTTCCGTATCGCGGgactcaccactcacacTCTTTTCCTGTGAGCCTGGAGCACCAACATACGAGCGCCGTATATCCAAAGAAATAAAATAAATAAAATCGTATTTTCCaaatattcacgattcacagcTTCACGATCGTGGATTCACGTTTCGGAATTGTGTAGTTTGGTGTCAGTACCCGTTGCATATTGCAAAACCCAGCGCCCCATGGCTTGTTCTATCGTACCTTTCCACTGTGTCATTCTTCCGGTGTAAAGGGGCCGTTTCGCACCACTGCAAAGCGCAGAGAGGAAGGGATGGTAAGCGGACTACAAGCGAGAAGCTCAGCTGGGTCTCCGTCGCTATGCCCCCTGAAAGATATGCAAGGAGCATCAGGTTGGGGCCGTACAAATAGGCCTGTGCCTATGCCGTTGTATGATGCCTCTTCCTATATTTGAGCCCCCCATATTCCTGCAAATAGATGCATGTCTCTGCAACTATGTCACACCCTCCTGCTGTGAAGGAcaatcagcagcatcaaggcTCTACGCACAACAGTGTAGCGACTGACAATCCTGCCTCAGAGGTCATGGTCGCATCTTTGGCCTCGTGGTCGCCGAAAAACAGCGCAAGCGCCGCAGCTCTTCCAAATCAGGAAGCGTGCCTTCACACT of Mycosarcoma maydis chromosome 7, whole genome shotgun sequence contains these proteins:
- a CDS encoding uncharacterized protein (related to beta-1,3-glucan binding protein), whose protein sequence is MLRRPTGASEFRSTRIPPAQIVEESIKKGKKEDNGNLYWTQSHAGRRSRKHGCLVLMIGIIAGLLLGTLRVGLELFSYFKEQGKYCLVLEDHFDGPLNTSLWVPEVSVGGNGNGEFQWTTDSPKNAYTEDGMLYIVPTLTADAIGEANVYDGYTVNLTADGTCTTNEVKWTKIDKKVPMQVAINSTHTNCIARSNATLGTVIPPIQSARLTTKGTAAIRYGRVEVRARMPTGDWLWPAVWMMPRDSVYGEWPRSGEIDIFENDGNQPKSRYDVHSNAMRSTLHFGIDAAHNLQSHWRGIRLLWRKYFNEEFHTFGLEWDEHGIWTWENTRNYRVLNKKFHNFAIDRQPIQRDDKGAIIPPPNPWLTANNKAAPFDQYFYLIMNVAVGGTGGYFTNGPWSNSDPNAQRAFIEAKDKTWGPTWPNDPKRRGMAVDYVKMWQRCG